Proteins from a genomic interval of Candidatus Cloacimonadota bacterium:
- a CDS encoding T9SS type A sorting domain-containing protein — MIIPVAVDDKTITNSENQLFRNFPNPFRNNTEISFSLNENITDAKLTIYNIKGQKVRVLECFNSFETKATESLSHITWNGKDENGSPVAAGIYFYQLQTDDFSAMKKMILLR, encoded by the coding sequence ATTATCATACCTGTTGCTGTCGATGATAAAACCATCACCAATTCCGAAAATCAATTATTCCGGAATTTTCCCAATCCTTTCCGAAACAACACGGAAATTTCTTTTTCATTAAATGAAAATATAACAGATGCCAAACTTACGATCTATAATATCAAAGGTCAGAAAGTTAGAGTTTTGGAGTGTTTCAATTCTTTTGAAACAAAAGCGACGGAGTCGCTTTCCCACATAACCTGGAACGGTAAAGATGAGAATGGTTCACCGGTTGCTGCCGGAATTTATTTCTATCAACTTCAGACCGATGATTTTTCAGCGATGAAGAAAATGATTTTACTTCGCTAA